One window from the genome of Diospyros lotus cultivar Yz01 chromosome 11, ASM1463336v1, whole genome shotgun sequence encodes:
- the LOC127813455 gene encoding protein trichome birefringence-like 23, translated as MRPNWKALWWSIHKHNPLLAKLALSILLFGLAFRFLSTKQTEIFDVAETPRMAKANATKPPQNSLSQGDRFPKRETCDIFTGDWVPSLVGPRYTNESCNIIESHQNCMKNGRPDTAYLNWRWRPRDCKLPQLDPVKFLKLMRNKKWALIGDSISRNHVQSLLCILSKVEPAVEVYHAVDYRSKRWHFQSHNLTISVLWSPFLAEAAIFENYDGVSTSEVELHLDKLDKTWTDQYEGLDYMIFSSGKWFIKTAIYYENNTVLGCHYCPKRNLTELGYDFAYRKVLQNVFKFILESNRKGTIFYRTTMPDHFEGGDWSNGGNCLRTAPVKEGEFELNPLIKIIRDIELEEFEKAAAQGSEKGLNLKLLDLMQLSLVRPDGHPGPYRHFYPFAKNKTAKIINDCLHWCLPGPIDSWNDLIMEMVMRSDQN; from the exons ATGAGGCCCAATTGGAAGGCATTATGGTGGTCGATTCACAAGCACAATCCCTTGCTCGCGAAATTGGCCCTCTCAATCCTCTTGTTTGGACTCGCCTTCAGGTTTCTTTCCACCAAACAAACTGAGATTTTTGATGTTGCAGAGACTCCTCGTATGGCGAAGGCCAATGCCACCAAACCACCCCAAAACTCACTCTCTCAGGGAGATCGCTTTCCCAAACGAG AAACATGTGATATTTTTACTGGGGATTGGGTTCCAAGCCTGGTTGGCCCCCGTTACACTAACGAGAGCTGCAACATCATTGAGAGCCATCAGAACTGTATGAAGAATGGTCGCCCGGACACTGCGTATCTTAATTGGAGATGGCGTCCACGAGACTGCAAGCTGCCTCAGTTGGACCCTGTGAAGTTTCTTAAGTTGATGAGGAATAAGAAATGGGCATTGATTGGTGATTCTATATCTCGGAACCACGTCCAATCCCTGCTTTGCATCCTGTCCAAG GTCGAACCAGCTGTTGAAGTCTACCATGCTGTAGATTACAGATCCAAGAGATGGCATTTCCAGTCACACAACTTGACTATTTCTGTTCTCTGGTCTCCATTCCTTGCGGAAGCCGCCATTTTTGAAAACTATGATGGCGTTTCAACATCTGAGGTGGAGCTTCATCTCGACAAACTTGACAAGACATGGACCGACCAGTACGAGGGTTTGGATTACATGATATTTTCGAGTGGTAAATGGTTTATCAAGACTGCAATCTACTACGAGAACAACACTGTGTTGGGTTGCCATTACTGTCCCAAAAGAAACCTAACAGAGCTAGGTTACGATTTCGCCTATCGCAAAGTCCTCCAGAACGTGTTCAAATTCATCCTTGAATCCAATCGCAAAGGAACGATCTTTTATAGGACAACGATGCCAGATCACTTCGAGGGTGGCGACTGGTCCAACGGTGGAAACTGCCTAAGAACGGCTCCAGTTAAAGAAGGTGAATTCGAGTTGAACCCACTGATCAAGATCATCCGGGACATAGAATTGGAAGAGTTTGAGAAGGCGGCGGCTCAGGGTTCTGAAAAGGGTTTGAACCTCAAACTTCTCGATCTGATGCAGCTGTCGCTGGTAAGACCAGACGGGCACCCGGGTCCTTACAGGCACTTCTACCCCTTCGCCAAGAACAAAACTGCCAAAATTATCAACGACTGTTTGCACTGGTGTTTGCCCGGGCCGATAGACTCTTGGAACGATCTGATTATGGAGATGGTAATGAGAAGTGATCAGAATTAG